ATGCTAAAGTTCCAGCTAAGCTATTTATGAAAACTCCCAAATATGCAGCTACAAATGGTTCGATTTTTTGAGCCATCAACGTAGCTATTATACCAGTTAAGGTATCTCCACTTCCTCCTACTGTCATTCCGGGGTTTCCAGTTTTATTTAATTTAAATCTTTTACCATCACTAATTATATCTATAAATCCCTTAATTAAGACAGTGCATTTACACTTTTTTGCAGCTCTTACTACTTGATTTATTCTATCTCTCATATCTTTACTAGGTTCTTCACCGAAGAATATCCGAAATTCTCCACTATGGGGAGTTATTACTGCATTCTCATATAATTCGAACCCTCTTATAGCCTTAAGTGCGTCAGCGTCAATTACAGCTAATTTATTTTTTTCCCTTAAATAACTTACAATTAGTTTGGAAGCTTCAACAGTCTCGTCAGCCAAACCCATTCCTGGTCCTATAACTACAGCATCAGCTCTATCTATCCATGATTTTAGCTCCTCAAAGTTACTAGGTGAGATGTTTTTCCCTTGTAATTTGATTGTAATTAAATCTGGTGAATAACCAGCAATTATTTTGGCTGTATCCTCGGGTGATGCTACATATACTAGATCAGCCCCAGTTCTTAGCGCGGCCATAGCAGCTAAGGTTGGAGCACCACTAAAAGTATAACTTCCCCCAATAACTAATATTCTACCATTATCTCCTTTTTTAGAGTAATAAGGACGATTACGTATATTAACCATAACATCTCCGGGACCTGCATATATTTCAGCCTCAATGGGTATACCTATTTTCTTTACTACTGTAGGAAAATTGTATTTCAGCAATCCTACTTTCATATCATGAAACGTAACTACCAGATCTGGTTTTATATACTCTCCTTCATAGGCCTCTCCTGTATCTGCATTTATGCCAGATGGCACATCTATAGAAACCTTAAAGCCCTTACTTTCATTAAAAACTTTTATAGCTGTTCTAAAAGGTTCTCTAGGCCTACCAGAAAACCCAGTACCTAACATAGCATCTATTAGAACATCAGCTGAAACTGGTTTCAGTTCGTCTATCTCCCTTGGTTCGATAAGAGTGATAGAGTAATCCATTTCTTCTATTGCATTAAGATTTGTTAATGCGTCTTCATGCTTATTCTCACCTAATAAGATTACAGTAACTTTCGCTCCTTCACCCGCTAAATGCCTAGATGCAACTAAACCGTCGCCACCCTTACCACCATGGCCTACGAATACGTAAATAATCTTATCTTTTACATCAAACCTACTTACAATCTCATCCTTTACAGATCTTCCTGCATTTTCCATTAGGAGTAATGTAGGTACACCCAGTGCGGTACTATTTATCTCAAGTGCTCTCATCTCTTTTACTGAGATCATACATTATCAATAATTCGTTTTAAGTATAAATAGAGTTCAGTCGCGAGTTACTACATCATTTTTCAGGATTGGAGTTATTCATCACTGTACTAAGCTAAGTTTAAATATTAGAGAAAGCTTCTATTATTTGTTATTGGTCTCATATTCTTTAATGATTTCTAGTATCTTACTATTATATTATTATATGATTTGGAATGATATGGTAAGTGTATTATGTTAGTCTCTAATCAAAATTTATTAACTCTCACTTCGTTATAATAAATAGGTGCGTAAAATGGTATTAGGAAAGGAAACCGAAATGGGTTTAAAGGAACTATTCAAGGCAAATGCAGAAGATTTCATGTCATTAATGCTAGTAGCTGAAAAATTGGAACAGTTAGGCAAAAAGGAGGAGGCAAAGGCATTAAGAGAAAAGGCATTAGTGGAGTTAGGACACGCAAAGGCAATTTTTGAAACATTACTAAAACATCAAGAACTACAAGGCATGGTAAGCGAGATGGCTAAAGAGGAACAAGAACAGCACATAAGTGAGTACAATAAGGTTGCAATGACAGCAAAACAAGAAGGACACGAAGATATAGAAAAAATGCTATGTAGCTTTGCCGATCAAGAGGCTAAGATTGCTGAAACTATTGCAAGAGTTTCCAAGGTGCTAGAGAGTATGGCAAAAGAAGAGGATATGCAACATATAAGTGAGTACAATAAGGTTGCAATGACAGCAAAACAAGAAGGACACGAAGATATAGAAAAAATGCTATGTGCATTCGCTGAACAAGAAGCGAAAATTTCTGAAACTATAAAAACTGTAGCGAAGGCTCTTTAAAGCTATATTCTCTTATATTTTTCATTTTTTAGGTATTACACTATTATAAGGGGAAATCCATTTTAGGAAGATAGTAGATTTAATAGCATAATGATAATTGGCTACGTAATTGGGCAAGCTACTACGCAGGAAGCGTTGATGCTAGCAGAAAAACCAGTTAGACTAGGAACTTATGTAATCTTGGAGTACGACAATATAAAGGCCTTAGGATTAATAACGAGTGTTACGAGAGGTAGTTCAATGCTCGATGATAATATGAATGATATAGAAATTGTTCAAAAATTAAAACAGTTCAATAACAGTATACCCGTATATACTAAGGCAAAAGTAAAATTACTGTGCGATATAAATAATTATTGTTTAATGCCCGATATACCTCCCTTCGCTGGAACGCCAATTAGAGAAGCTGAAGAAGATGAGTTAAAAACTATTTACTCTAGAGATGGACAAATTAGAATAGGAACATTAGTAGGTAAAAATGTAGAAGTAAAACTAAATATAAATGCCTTAGCAAGACATTTGGCAATCTTAGCTGCTACAGGCTCAGGCAAATCTAATACCGTAGCGGTATTGTCACAAAGAATTTCTGAGCTTGGAGGATCTGTAATCATCTTTGACTATCACGGAGAGTATTATGACAGTGATATAAAGAATTTAAATCAGATAGAACCTAAACTGAACCCACTTTACATGACTCCTAGGGAATTTGCAACACTATTAGAAATAAGAGACAATGCTATTATACAATATAGGATTTTAAGGAGGGCATTTACAAGAGCAACTGAAGAAATTAAAAAACAACTAAAGGAGGGACAAATAGCTTTAACGCAAATTAATCAACAATTTTATGATTTAATGAAGGAAAAATTGGAAGAAGAAGGGCGAACCGATAAAAGAGGGAATGCAAAAGAAGAAGTATTGAATAAATTCGAGGAATTTACAGATAGGTATTCGAATGTAATAGATCTTACCTCATCTGATATAGTTGAAAGGATTAGAAGAGGAAAAGTAAACGTTGTGAGTCTTACACAACTGGATGAAGATTCAATGGATGCAATAGTATCTCATTATCTTAGAAGAATCTTGGACGCAAGAAAGGAATTTAAACGAAAGAAATCTGGTGGACTTAAATTCCCTATAATCACTGTCATCGAAGAGGCACACGTATTCCTCTCTAAAAATGATAACACATTAACGAAATATTGGGCATCGAGAATAGCCAGAGAAGGTAGAAAATTCGGTGTTGGATTAACTATAGTTAGCCAGAGACCTAAGGGGCTAGACGAAAATATATTAAGCCAGATGACAAATAAGATTATTTTAAAAATAGTTGAACCTACCGATAAGAAATACGTTTTAGAATCTAGTGATAACTTAAGTGAGGATTTAGCAGAACAGCTTTCTTCATTAGATGTAGGAGAAGCAATAATAATTGGAAAGATTGTCAAGTTACCAGCTATTGTAAAAATAGATAAATTTGAAGGAAGATTACTTGGTACAGATCCAGACATGATAGGCGAGTGGAAAATTGAACAAGAGCATGAAGAAATCGCTAAAGGTTTCGCTAATTTTGGTATTAACGGAGGTGAAGAGTAATTGTTAATACTTCACATCTCTGATACACATTTGGGAAAGAGGCAGTATTCCCTTGCTGAAAGAGAGAAGGATATTTACAATACATTTTCGCAATTAATTGACATAGCGATAAAGGAACATGTCGATGCAGTTATACATTCTGGGGACTTATTTGATGTTTCAAATCCCTCTACTAACGCTATTGTGGAAGCAGTAAGGAACTTAAAACGTTTAAAGGAAGCTGGGATTCCGTTTTTATCGATACCAGGTGATCACGATAGACCTAAAAGGTCTGGATTCCTAGTTCCTCACTCGATATTACTCGAAATGGATCTGATAAAAATGATGACTTATGAAAAACCATATACTCTAGGTAACTTAGAAATTTATGGTATTCCACACATTCCAACTATTTCAAAAACCGCACTAAAGGAGATTTTGTCCTCCTTAAAACCTACCTCTCATAGAAGCATCCTACTTCTACATCAAGGTGTAAAGCAGATGTTACCTTATGAAAGCTCCTGGCAATTAGAACTAGGTGACTTACCTAAGGGTTTCGGATACTATGCCTTAGGCCATATTCATACAAGATGGAAGCTTATCCAAGAGGATGGTTCAATCATAGCGATAGCTGGTTCTCCCGATATTATGAGAGAAGAAGAGATAGAAGGATATGAAAATTTTGGAAAAGGAGCGTATCTAGTAGACTTTTCAAAGGAATTACCTAATCTTCAGCAAATAAATATTAAGATAAGAAAGCAAAAAGTTGTTGTTATAAATACGAAGGATTTGAAAAATGAGATTGAGAAGATAAAAAATGAGATAAAAAACGAAAATGAAAAACCTATAATTCATATCATTTTGAGAGGAGAAACAATAAGAAAAGATTTACTAAATAGAGAATTACTTGTATTAAATGATAACGTGCTATATTACAGAATATATAAGGATGAAACTTCACAATCAATTAACAATATAACCTATACTTTACCACAAGAAAAGGGATTGGACAAAATAATACTTGAATATCTAACCAAGTATGAAAAATTCAATGAAGACGAAGCTAATCTAATTTTACAAATGATAAAGAACGTTGATTCGGAGGAAACTGTAATCGAGATACTAAAGAAAATAAGCGGTGTTGATTAATGCGAATCAGTAAGATTATATTAAATAACTTCTTAAGTCATGAAAAAAATGAAATTAATTTTAAAGGAGAAATAAACGTAATAATAGGACAAAATGGTGCTGGTAAGAGTTCAATAATAGATGGAATAGTTTTTGGACTATTTAGGGAGCATAGTAGAGGAACTATCGACAATTTAATTAGAAAAGGTACTAATAGAGCTAGTATAAAATTACATTTGCTTAATGAGAGAGACGAAATAATAATTGATAGAAATATAAGTAAAGGTAATAGCTCGATAGAAGATGGATTAATAAAGAATGGGAAGCCATTAGCATATTCAGCAAAGAAAGTATCCGAAGAGTTAGAGAAAATTCTAGGGATTGATAAAGATATTGCCCTATCAACAATAATAGTAAAACAAGGAGAATTAGATAAAATCTTAGACGATTTCCAAGAAGTAATAGGCAAAATACTAAAACTCGAGTCCATTGAGAAGCTCACAGACACTAGAGGACCAATAGTTAGTTTCAGGAAGGATCTAGAAAATAAACTTAAACTGCTAGATACCATAAAAGAACAGTACGAAAGTGACAAAAAGAGATTAGAGGAAAAGCAAAGGAGAATAAAGGAGCTAGAAGAAAAAAGAGAAAAATTAAATAAAGAGCTAGACACTCTTGAAACAAATTTAGATGAGCTTAGAGATCAATTTGAGAAATATGATGCAAAGAGAAATAAATATATAGAGTTAAGAACTAGCTTAGAAGAAAAAAGAAATACTCTGAACTCTGTAATCAAAGAAATCAATAGATTAAAAAAGGAAACTGAGAATCTCGAGAATATTGAGAACGAAGTAAAAGAACTCGATAAGTTAAAAGAAATAAAAGCTAAGTTAGACAATTATGAGGCGTTACTTGAAAATAACAGACACATTATATCTAATATAAAGGATCTAAGTGAGGAGATACAAGAGTTTGAAAAGGCTATAGCTAGAAAAAAGGAACTTGAAAATAAATATCTGAGATATAAAAACTTGGAAGAGGAAAAGAAGAAAGTAGACGCTGACTATAGAAATTATATAAGATTAAAAAGTGAATTAGAATCTAAAATTCGTCTTTTAGAAAAACTAGAAAAACAAATTAATGAGATAACTAGAGGAATTGATAAAATAAATGAACTTGAAAACAAAATAAAGGAGCTTAGAGAGAAACAATCGCATCTCCAGCAACAACTAGGTGAAGTTAATAACTCACTAAATGAAAAAGAAGAATTAGTAAGGAACATTAGTCAAATTAAGGGGAATACATGTCCAGTATGTGGTAGGTCACTTGATGAATATCACAAGGTAAAAATAGTAGAGGAAACTAAAGCTATTATCTTAGAATTGAGGAAAAAAAAGAGTGATTTGAACAAGAAATTAAATGAAACTATTGAAGAACTAAACAAGGCTGAGAGTGAGTATAAGATACTATCAAATAATAAAGCTAAATATGATGATATGAAAAGACAAATGGATGAATTTGAAAAAGAAATAGAAAGCCTAAGATTAAAGATTGCAACTTATACAAATATAGAGGAGAAAATGAAAAGTATTACAGAGGAATTAGAGATATTGAAAAGTGATTATGAGGAGTATATAAGACTGTCTAAATATGATGAAAGTAAACTAGCTGATAAGAAGCAGAGATTAGAATCTCTGTTGAACGAGAAAAATAAATTAGAAGAGAAATTAAGATCTTTAGAAAATGAGATCCGAGGATTCGATAAAAAGAGTTTACAAGAAAAAATATCGAATTTAGAGAAGAAGAAAGACATACTAGAAGACATGAAAAAGAAAAGAAGCGCTTTGGAGACATATCTTCAACAAAGGGCTTCATTAGAAGACGAAATAAGAAAACTTGAGAGCGAGCTAGCAAATATTCAGTTCAGTGAGAACGAGTATAATGAGCTGAAGAGTAGAATAGATAATTTAGAGAAGGAAATTAATGAAAGAAGGAATGACATAAGCAGGATTGAAGGAGAGTTACATAGCGAGAAAAGGGACATTGAGAGTTTAGTTAATCAGATAGAAAATTATGAAAGACAGCTAATGAATAAAGATAAAATTGAACAAGCCATTAATAAATTGGAAAAAATAAGAACGGCATTAGGAGAAAAGAGATTACAGAGTTATATAGTTATGACCACTAAACAAGTAATTGAAAACAATCTAAATGATATAATATCAAAATTTGATTTGTCAATAAAGAACGTCGAAATAGAGATAACTCCAAAAATTGGAAAGGGCAGTAGAGGAACGGGAAATATAATTGTTTATACTAATAATGGAGATACTTTACCAATTGTAGCATTAAGTGGCGGTGAAAAGATAGCATTGGCAATCGCTTTGAGGCTAGCTATTGCAAAAACTTTGATGACTAATACAAACTTTTTCATTCTTGACGAGCCCACAATCCATTTAGATGATCAGAGAAAGACCTATCTCATTGAATTGATTAGAGCTGCAAAAGAAAGTGTACCTCAAATAATAGTTGTAACTCATGATGAAGAAGTCCTACAAGCTGGCGATTATGTTATCCGTGTAGAGAAAAGAGGCAATAAGAGTATAGTGAGGGAGGAGACGTGATAAGAAAAATATATGATATGCTAATAAAAAATCAACGCGAAATAAAAAATCAAATCTATAATACAGCAAATTATCTTAAACAAGAAATACAAGAAAAAATCAAAGAGTATTGGAATAACTACACTCCTAACACTCAATTAGGTCAATTAGAATTCGTGGCGGTAGATGGTGGTTCGTTCAGTAAAGCTATGAGAATAGGAATAATATATGCCGTCGGTGCGGAATCAGTAATCGGAGATAAAGGGGGAGTTAAACCATTAGGTGAAGATGGAAGGATAGGAATTTTTAAACCGGGCAATGATGCACAAGAAAGAATCTCTCTATTAATGGAAGCATTGGAACTTCTGTTAGCATTAAAAGACGGAAAACTTGGAGATTATGTCCTAATGGATGGTAGTCTCAATAAGAAAATAGGTAAAAAAGTCGATATTCAGAAGTTTTCTAAAGATGAATTAAATTTAGTCGAAAACGTTGATATAGATAGCATAATTAATCTAAAAGATGAAGAGAAAATGAAAGATCTTCTAACGCTTACTAACCAATTACTCATTAGTAAAATAATAGAAGAGTATGACGGTAAAGTATTATGGATCTCTAAGACTAGCAGATCAAGAGATCTATTTGATACAGACTATCCCGACATAACTGTTTTTGAATTATTTACTGAGGAAACTGGATTTTCAAATCCTATTGTAAAAAATATTGCATCTGAGAAGGTTTCGAATTATGATAAAGTAGAAATATTGAAGAATATGGAGTATAGTACTTTTTACGCTAGACTAGACAAAGGAAAGAGAGTAATAAGAATCGATATAACTGGTAGAATAGATGAAAATATTGCAAAAGACATAATTGATAGCATAAGTGGTATTTCAGTCAAGGGATATCCGTTTCCACTTTTGAAGGCACATATCGATGTTAGATTCTCTAAATCAGATAGGGAGAAAATAATACGAATGATAGGAAGTAGACTTTATAAAAATATAGAATGGTGGCCTACTCAGTTTGACTAGAATGTTATTTAATCGTGTGCATCAGTTTCAAATTGAACTGTTATGTGAGAAATGTTATATTTTTCTTTAAGTACTTTATAAATCGAATTTCTCATATCGTCAGCCTCAGCTATAGTCAAATTTGGTGGAACCTTAACGTGAAGAGTAGCTACTCTCATATGGTTACAAATTGACCATATATGAAGATGATGTATATTGGGCGAAATTTTAGCCAACTCGTTTTGAACATCATCTATTTTTACTGGTGAACCTTCCATAAATATTAAGAAGGATTCTTTTAACAATGGAACGGAAAATGAGACGTTTAGTAAAACTAAGATAAGAGCACCTATGGGATCCAATTCTCGTAGACCTATAAATAAGATAAGAGCACCCGTTATAATCCCTATAACATATCCTAGGAAGTCTGATAAAATATGGACATAGACGCTCCTACTTCCTATATCATCTTTTTCTTTTGGTTTCGCAAAAAAGGTTAGTATTGCAGCTATGGCAGACGTTATAATCAACACTATAGAATTATCTAATACTCCTCTAATCAGCGAGATAATCGAAATGTACGCTACAATTACAGAAAGAAAAATTATCACAAAAATATTAGCGATAGCAACAACAACTTCTAATCTATGTAAACCATATGTATACTTTCCTTCTCTTGTCTCATTTTTACCTATAGTTTTCAATATAGCTATAGAGAATAAAACTGTTAGAAAGTCTATCATTACATGAGAAAATTCTGATAGTATTAAAGGACTAGATGAAACATGATAGGCAATAATTAAGATAAAAAGGGATAGAGACATTAATATTATTGTCCTATACACACAATAAGGTATGTTATGTATTATAAATAAGTCTTTTTGAGGCTTACCCTAAGATAAATAGCAGGAGATCATCAGAGAAATTTAAGATGTGCTACTTTTAAATTTTATCTCATATATAATTTTTATTTAGGATATAGTTTAAAATGAAATAGTTTGTGGATTTTCTGAAAATTGAGGCTATTCTCTCTATCAGGACTATTCATAGAATTATCGTCTAGTTTTCAAATGATATACACACTACAAAGCAAGACATCTTATAGAATACTTGGGAGTATTGTATTTATTACTCAGCTGATAATCTAACATAACACTTATTAGACGGAGCCCCTTTCATCGAGTCCTAATAGACACTCGGGGGCTGATCCTGCCGACCCTTAACTTAAATACTACTTCCAGACCTTTATATCTTTCTAGTTTATGAAAGCTTCACACTTTGTCTTGTTATGAATTAATGACTTTCAAAAATGCTCTTCCTTTTACGTTCTTCCTAAAATAAAGGGATACCCTCTACACATATAAATGAGCCACGATCATCATTATATACTGGTTCAAGCTCGCTTTCGTTAATTTCCTCTAAAGTTGATCTAATTCTGGATATTTTCGCAAAATTACCCAAAATAGTGTAAAATTCATGCCTAGATATAAAATGAGCGTAAGAATAGTACTTATGTCCTTGTTTACCTAGCTGTTGATAGTATTCACCCCATTTAGAATCCCTAGCAATGAAACAAATGACTACTCTTTCCTTTGCCACTCTTACCGCCTCTCTAATAAATGCTTTTACATCTTCTATGAAGCAAACAGTCACTGAGCTAAATACACAGTTAAACGCCTTGTCCCTAAACGGTAAAAATAACGCATCAGCCATAACTTTCTCGTCACTTCTGCTCTCTTTAAGCATTAATAGAGATATATCTAGAGATACTATGTGACCATTAATCTCCTCATGAAAGATATCTGGCCCTGACCCTATATCCAAACAATCTTTAAGGTCAAAACTTCTAACTACATTCTTCTCGTTCTCGTATATTTTATTATGGACTTCGTACCACCTCTTATATTTCTTTGGATCGTTAAATAGTGTTCTTATATCCATAATTGCTCTCACTCACCTTTATTACTTCCATTAGTATTTTAATTTTAGTGATAATATCATCTAGAAATGACACTAAGTCTTCCCTTCTTCTTCTCAATGCAATAGATGTAGAGAATGAGAATTCTGAGAGTCTATTCTCAATAAATTCCAATTCTCTTTCAATTTGTGTTTTTAAATTCTTATATGTTAAATAAATGTCAAAAAGATCAACGGTTATGGTTTTCTCATCATCTCTTAACGAGTAATATGGGCATAAATAACAAAAAACTGGGTGGGGGACAATTTTCCCATTAGATATCCAACTGGCGAGTATTTTGCTTTTAGATGAGAATTTTTTACAATAACCATAAATAAAAAATGCGCAAGAGTCGCGCTTTCTAGTACCCTCAGCTACTATCTGGTCATAGTTCCTTATTTTATGAGACAAGACTATGTCAATTGATAACTCTCTGAAGTTTTGCATTATTATATAATACTCACTTAACTTTATAAACCTAAATTAATTCAAACCTTATTGTATCGTAACATTGCAGATAGGAGAAATTTTAAATTATTCCAAGATAGAAATGAGTACAGTATGGAAGTAGATCTCGCAAACCTCTTGAGGCAGAGAAATCTCAAAGTGACACCACAGCGAATCGCAATATTAAAACTCATAATGAAAGGAGGACATTTCAGTGGAGAACAAATTTATGAGGAACTTAAGAAAACCGAACCTAGTATAAGCTTATCTACAGTGTATAATACATTAGAAACATTAAAGGAAGCTGGAATCTTAAATTCCTTTGAAGCAAATGGAATAACTTGGTTCGAAATTAATAGGAAACCACATATTAATGTGTTTTGTACGGATTCTAATATGATCATGGATTTGGAAATCGAAATTGACAATTTTATGGAAAAGCTTAATAAAACGGGGTTAGATGTTAAAAACGTAAATATCATCGTTTACGCTGATTGTTCAAAACTAGTAAAGAGCGCTAAATAAAATATCTTTAAATCTTTTGTTGTCAGCTTTTAACACTATTTCTACATTAACCATATTTCTCTGTAAATTGTACCAGTCTACCAACATGGCACCTCTAGAATCTGAACATAATTCAACATCAACATGTTTCATCGAAGACTCTAATATAATCGAATTGTCATAAGCCAATGAAACTGTCAACGAATCAGGATGAATACTTCCCATAACACCTTGATTTTTACTCGAATACTCTTTTAGCGTCTTATTTACCTTAATGAAAAAATCTGAAAGCCTGGTATTTATCCTTGATATATGATTCCAATCTTCTTCAGATAAGACCCCATACAATTCTGCAGTCTCCCAAGGAACGAGAGTTATATCAAAACCCGCATTCAAAACTATTTTAGCTGCCTCTGGATCTACCCAGAAGTTGAATTCGGCTATAGGAGTAGTATTACCCCTCGAAAAAGCTCCTCCCATTATCCAAATCTTTTTTATTCTTTTACTAATATTTGGATCCTTTAAATAGGCTAACGCAATATTCGTTAAAGGGGATATTGCAAGTATCTCTAATTCACCATAGTATTCCTTAGATAATCTAATTATAGCATCAACAGCATGTTCCTTTTCAGGTTGCTTAGTAGGTTGAGGATAATTCCATTCACCCATCCCATTACTTCCATGGACTTCTTCAACCGTCCTCCACTTTCCCAGAATAGGCCTTTGCGAACCTAAAAATACTGGAACATCTTGCCTACCTATGTATTCCAATGTAAAAAGAGCATTTTTGACTTCTTGATTGTAATCCACATTACCAGCAACTATTGTGACACCTAATAGCTCAAAATACTTAGATGCAAGCAATATAGCTATCGTATCATCACTTGCTGTATCCGAATCAAGTATAACTTTCCTAGTCATAATCCTTTTACTTTATAAAGATTTTAATACTTAACTTTCAATAGTTGATTAACGAGTTTATATGGTATACTAACTTGACCTCTAAGATTAAATGAGCAATTAAGGGTTAAACAGTGATTTTTGAATTTGGAGACTTTTATAAATTTACATTAGTTCCTATATCAGTGGATGAAGTAAAATTTACGTTCAGCTTATAAATAGTACACAAAGCCTATAATTGGGAAATACCTAAGGGACAAAAAATAAATAAATTTAGATTTTAATTGTTCAACGACTACTTTGTTGGAGGTTTTTCAAAACTCACGTTACTTTTTCATATTCTCTCTATAGTAAAAATAACGTTCCAAACCAGATACTTTACAAATACCCCACAAAGCATTCAACAACTAACTTGCTTTCTAACTGTTGTATAATCTGCATAATATGAGTATTTTCTTATTATAGAAATATGCTATTATAATTCAGATTTAAAACCTCTTCATAATTTTCTTTAAAAATAAATATTTCTTCTACGCTATACGATTAGAAGTCTCATTTCTAAAGTATGAAAGAATTTTTATATTACTTCATCTTTAATACCACTGGATGAAGGTTAGAGTATTTAATATAGGAGGAATAACACAAGAATATAGCCTTGAATTGGAGAAAGGAGTAACCACTTATGAAGCTCCAAATGCCTATGGTAAGACTTCGCTAGTAAGAGCTTTAGTATCCCTACTAACATCCAGCATTAAGGCAGAAGATCTACTTTATGTTTTTGCTGATAATGGTTATGTGGAAGTAAATTTAGATAATAAGCTATATTACAGAAGAATAAGAAGAGCAAAAAACGGATTATACGAGGAGAAGAACTTAATCATGGATGATGATAGAGCTTTACTATTAACGTACTTTTCCCCAGAGAATAAATTGGTAACGCAGATATTATCTGGAGATGGAAACATAGAATGGTTTATATCTGCTACATCAAAAATAAATGAAATAAAATCCAAGAAAGAAGAATTACAGAAACTACTAAATGCCGAAATAACAGCAAGAGATGATTTACAAAAGAAATATAATAATATAAGAGAAATACAAACTAAAATTAGAGCAATAGATGAAGAGATAGACAAATTAGAAAAAGAAAGGGAAAATAGTAGTAACATAGTAGCTAAAACAACACTCACAATAACTATGACTAGACAAAACAAGATAAATGAAATATTAAACAAGATAAAAGTTAAAAAAGATGAGTTAGCAAATCTAGAATTAGCATTAAAGAAGATAGAAGAAGAGATTCAAAATAAGGAAAGTAAAGTTTCTCCTGAAATAAAGAACCAACTACAAAAAGAGCTTGATGAAATAAATGAGAAGCTTAAGTTGAAGACCAATGACAGAACTGAACTAGAAATAGAGCTTAAAGTACTTGAAAGAGTATTAGAGGAAGTAGAGGAATCAGATAAACATCATCTAGATACATGTAACGTTTGTGGAAGTAAAGTGGATCCCAGCATATGGAAAGTAAGAGCTGAAATAATATCAA
The nucleotide sequence above comes from Sulfolobus tengchongensis. Encoded proteins:
- the mre11 gene encoding DNA double-strand break repair protein Mre11, which codes for MLILHISDTHLGKRQYSLAEREKDIYNTFSQLIDIAIKEHVDAVIHSGDLFDVSNPSTNAIVEAVRNLKRLKEAGIPFLSIPGDHDRPKRSGFLVPHSILLEMDLIKMMTYEKPYTLGNLEIYGIPHIPTISKTALKEILSSLKPTSHRSILLLHQGVKQMLPYESSWQLELGDLPKGFGYYALGHIHTRWKLIQEDGSIIAIAGSPDIMREEEIEGYENFGKGAYLVDFSKELPNLQQINIKIRKQKVVVINTKDLKNEIEKIKNEIKNENEKPIIHIILRGETIRKDLLNRELLVLNDNVLYYRIYKDETSQSINNITYTLPQEKGLDKIILEYLTKYEKFNEDEANLILQMIKNVDSEETVIEILKKISGVD
- a CDS encoding NAD(P)H-hydrate dehydratase → MISVKEMRALEINSTALGVPTLLLMENAGRSVKDEIVSRFDVKDKIIYVFVGHGGKGGDGLVASRHLAGEGAKVTVILLGENKHEDALTNLNAIEEMDYSITLIEPREIDELKPVSADVLIDAMLGTGFSGRPREPFRTAIKVFNESKGFKVSIDVPSGINADTGEAYEGEYIKPDLVVTFHDMKVGLLKYNFPTVVKKIGIPIEAEIYAGPGDVMVNIRNRPYYSKKGDNGRILVIGGSYTFSGAPTLAAMAALRTGADLVYVASPEDTAKIIAGYSPDLITIKLQGKNISPSNFEELKSWIDRADAVVIGPGMGLADETVEASKLIVSYLREKNKLAVIDADALKAIRGFELYENAVITPHSGEFRIFFGEEPSKDMRDRINQVVRAAKKCKCTVLIKGFIDIISDGKRFKLNKTGNPGMTVGGSGDTLTGIIATLMAQKIEPFVAAYLGVFINSLAGTLAYNKLGPHLMPTDIINEIPNVINNPLESFKRKVYKRILR
- the herA gene encoding DNA double-strand break repair helicase HerA, yielding MIIGYVIGQATTQEALMLAEKPVRLGTYVILEYDNIKALGLITSVTRGSSMLDDNMNDIEIVQKLKQFNNSIPVYTKAKVKLLCDINNYCLMPDIPPFAGTPIREAEEDELKTIYSRDGQIRIGTLVGKNVEVKLNINALARHLAILAATGSGKSNTVAVLSQRISELGGSVIIFDYHGEYYDSDIKNLNQIEPKLNPLYMTPREFATLLEIRDNAIIQYRILRRAFTRATEEIKKQLKEGQIALTQINQQFYDLMKEKLEEEGRTDKRGNAKEEVLNKFEEFTDRYSNVIDLTSSDIVERIRRGKVNVVSLTQLDEDSMDAIVSHYLRRILDARKEFKRKKSGGLKFPIITVIEEAHVFLSKNDNTLTKYWASRIAREGRKFGVGLTIVSQRPKGLDENILSQMTNKIILKIVEPTDKKYVLESSDNLSEDLAEQLSSLDVGEAIIIGKIVKLPAIVKIDKFEGRLLGTDPDMIGEWKIEQEHEEIAKGFANFGINGGEE
- a CDS encoding rubrerythrin, with the protein product MVLGKETEMGLKELFKANAEDFMSLMLVAEKLEQLGKKEEAKALREKALVELGHAKAIFETLLKHQELQGMVSEMAKEEQEQHISEYNKVAMTAKQEGHEDIEKMLCSFADQEAKIAETIARVSKVLESMAKEEDMQHISEYNKVAMTAKQEGHEDIEKMLCAFAEQEAKISETIKTVAKAL